From the genome of Amycolatopsis granulosa:
CCCCCTCCCGGGCCAGCGACTTCAAGCAGTGCCCCCTGCTGTACCGCTTCCGCGCGGTGGACCGCCTGCCGGAGGTGCCGACCAGGGCGCAGCTGCGCGGCACGCTGGTGCACTCGGTCCTGGAGCGGCTGTTCGCGCTGCCCAGGTCCGAGCGTGACCCCGACCGCGCCCGCGGGCTGCTCTCGCCCACCTGGAGCGAGCTGGCGGCGGACAACCCCGGGTGGGCCGAGCTGTTCGGCGGTGCCGACGGTGCGGAGATCGACGGCTGGCTCGAGTCCGCCACCCAGCTGCTGGACAGCTACTTCCAGCTGGAGGACCCGCGCCGGTTCGATCCCGAGGCGTGCGAGCTGCACGTCGAGCTCGAACTGGAGTCGGGGGTCCGGCTGCGCGGGTACGTCGACCGGCTGGACGTCGCGCCGACCGGCGAGATCCGCGTGGTGGACTACAAGACCGGGGCCGCGCCGCGGGAGATCGGCGAGGCCAAGGCGATGTTCCAGATGAAGTTCTACGCCGTGGTGCTGTGGCGGCTGCGTGGCGTGGTGCCGCGTCAGCTCAAGCTGATGTACCTGACCGACGGCCAGTCCCTGGCCTACACACCGGACGAGGCGGAGCTGCGCCGGTTCGAGCGCACGCTGGAGGCGATCTGGCAGGCGATCCTCAAGGCCGGCCGCACCGGCGACTTCCGGCCCAGTCCGAGCCGGCTGTGCGACTGGTGCGCGCACCAGTCGTTGTGCCCGTCGTTCGGCGGTACCCCGCCGGAGTACCCGGGCTGGCCGGAGCCGGACCCTGGCGTGGAGACGGCACTGGACCGGGCGGACTGAGATGACGGACGCGAGGGACGGAACAGGGATGACCGGGGAAGGGATGACCGGGACAGGGATGACGGAGAGCGCTTTCTACCTGCCGCTGGGCGGCGACCGGTACCAGCCGACCGAGCACACCGCCGGCCCCTGGACACCGGACGCACAGCACTTCGGGCCGCCCTCGGCCCTGCTCGCCCGCGCGCTGGAAGGACTGGTGACCGACCGGCCTGGGCTGCTGGCGCGGGTCACCGTCGAGATCCTCGGTCCCGCACCGCTGACCGAGCTGTCCGTGCGGGCGGGGATCGAGCGGCCGGGGCGGTCGGTCCAGCTGCTCGGCGCCGAACTGCACGACGGCACGCGGGCCGTGGCGCGTGCTTCGGCGTGGTGGATCACCGAATCCGACAGCACGGCGGTGGCGACCGAGGAGCAGGCCCCACCGTCTCCTGAGGACTGCGCACCGGCGTCGTGGCCGGACAGCTGGCGCCCGGGCGGTTACCTCGGCGCGATGGAGTGGCGGGGCATCGCCGGGTCGCCGGCCGAGCCCGGGCCGGCGTGGGTGTGGGGCCGGCAGCGGGTCGAGCTGGTGGCCGGTGAGAAGCCGACGCCGCTGCAGCGGCTGTTCGCGGTCGCCGACACCGGCAACGGCGCGTCGAACTTCCTCGACCCGGCGCGCTGGTGGTTCATC
Proteins encoded in this window:
- a CDS encoding RecB family exonuclease, with protein sequence MAQTATTEPQLGVRRPALSPSRASDFKQCPLLYRFRAVDRLPEVPTRAQLRGTLVHSVLERLFALPRSERDPDRARGLLSPTWSELAADNPGWAELFGGADGAEIDGWLESATQLLDSYFQLEDPRRFDPEACELHVELELESGVRLRGYVDRLDVAPTGEIRVVDYKTGAAPREIGEAKAMFQMKFYAVVLWRLRGVVPRQLKLMYLTDGQSLAYTPDEAELRRFERTLEAIWQAILKAGRTGDFRPSPSRLCDWCAHQSLCPSFGGTPPEYPGWPEPDPGVETALDRAD
- a CDS encoding thioesterase family protein, coding for MTESAFYLPLGGDRYQPTEHTAGPWTPDAQHFGPPSALLARALEGLVTDRPGLLARVTVEILGPAPLTELSVRAGIERPGRSVQLLGAELHDGTRAVARASAWWITESDSTAVATEEQAPPSPEDCAPASWPDSWRPGGYLGAMEWRGIAGSPAEPGPAWVWGRQRVELVAGEKPTPLQRLFAVADTGNGASNFLDPARWWFINSELTVHLRRAPVGEWMALDARTAIGPAGVGTATSTLSDVRGPVGQGAQALMVRTR